A stretch of DNA from Schistocerca americana isolate TAMUIC-IGC-003095 chromosome 3, iqSchAmer2.1, whole genome shotgun sequence:
ATGAGTATGTAATTTGCAGGCATGTCAATTACTAAAAATTACAGCATCTGTCTTGCTATTGATgtcagaataatttctttaattgcaGGTCATTATGGCAGCTGGTATAAGTGCAGCAGTGTGTTTGGGCCTCTCAATATTTGCATTCCAAACAAAGTGGGACTTCACTGTAATGGGAGGTGTCCTTTTTGTTGCTGTCATCATACTAATGATTTTTGGTATAGTAGCAATATTTATTCCAGGCAaggttattattttaatttatgcctCATTGGGTgccctcattttctctgtttatttggtttatGATACACAGTTGATGATTGGTGGCAAGCATAAGTATTCTATTTCCCCAGAGGAATATATATTTGCAGCTTTGAACTTGTACctggatataattaacattttcctTTATATATTAACCATTATTGGTGTGACAAGAGACTGAAATTTGTAATTGTACATTGTcttatttttttcagttaaaattaTCAAAGTAGGTGTGCAAAAAAAATGCTGTTTGTTATTATAGCGTTACCATACTGTGTGACTGTAGAGTTAGGTCTATTCCTGATCTCGAGTGTATATCTTGTATGTATTAAATTCGTTGTTAATGGTTTAAAGTTGAATGTGTGCAAACACAGTTGTGCAGTATTGTATACTTTTAATAAATTGTAACAAGCTGTTTCACTTTATTGTATGGATATACAAATATGGATGTTTCACtcatgtgttgaaaaaaaaaatagtcataAGTTCTGCAGTGCTGGAACATTAAAGTTTCATCACATTGAAAACATATAACATAGTGGTAGAAATATTTTGTCCTCCTGTGTGATTGATTATTACACACGTGCAATTAGTATTCTGCCTGAAGTTGTGTATCAGCAGTTGGGGTGGGTATTGTGGAATGATACTCAAATGGCTGGGAATTTGTGAAATGCTGAAAGTTCACCTCCTCTGTATTTTCAGTGTCTTGAGCTTTTCTAAACAAAATGTCAATACTTTAAAACACATACTTGCACTCTGTGTCAAATAATACATATAATAATTGTGGTATTATTGTGGCAACAAAATTTAGCCTTATGAAAGATAATAAAAGAATAATACACTGTGGATCTGTGCAGATGTCTTGTATGTGAACTTGTCCAGCATTCACCTTAATTAATAGGAAACCAGTTAAAATAGACAGTCATTCGTATGTGATACCAATTTGTGGATAGCAGCTGTATTTCATATGGTTGTTAAGTACTGATGAGGTTTGCTGTTAGAGAagaaaatattcagtaaaaatGACTGAAGAAAAGAGAACCTAACAATATTGGTTCTCATTTTTAATATGGCAAAGTACATTAATGAGATGATTATGTTGCACAGTATTAAGATTTCCTAATGATCTAAAGCTACAGTCACTTAATCTCATACCAAACTTTTGTGTAGTGCATAGTAACATACTGTTGAAATAAATTTAGAACTGCATAGAATCACTAGCAGCTGCATCAATGAAAATAAACTCATGTTTCACACAATGGATACAAAAATGCTTGTAATCTATATGTCCATGTATGGAGATTCACATTTTAAGACTGACTGGATTTCTAAGAGCCATTTTCTTTAACAGATTGAAAGGGAAATGGTATCACATTCCTTGATATATGTTTGTGCTGGAAAATAGCTATGGGGCTATTATTGTATAAGCAATAATGATGCCTCGAGTAAATCAAAACAGATTTTCACAGGGCAGTGTATATTGTATATTTATACTCCGGgtatttgtaaatatttaattGTATTGATACAGATTTGATGTACTGATAGAGGGTATGTAATTGAAATACTACTGCTGTATCGATATACTGAATATCACTTTCCTTCCACTTTGATCTGATTTTAAATATTGCCATCTTATGTATATATGCAGTTAGGCTGCAAGCAGTGTTTGTTTGTTGTCATTgtcactgctgctgctgttactgcaTGTGCTACCTGCCACAAATGTAATTGAATAACAACTGCTTTGATTGTAAATAATGGTGAtaataaaagtaaattttattgaaCTTAATAATTTACTTATAATTATTCCATTTGTGCACAAGAAGTTCAATAAATGGCATGTAATGCCATGATTACCTAAGGATTTTTGTAGTGGAATTGAATATGGTTATTAGTAtattatttacatttgttaatagcCCTATGGAATACTGAATATCAGGATGGGCATAGAGGAGGCATTAGATTTGTTTACTTTACCATAACTGGAGCTATGATGTTGAAATGTTATGATTGTTATTTAAGTTATTTTGATCTCTGTGTATCAAAGATTCACTATCCCAACATTTCTGATATTAGGTGagatgaaagaaatacaaaattattcagTGAAAAGGCGATAGAAACAAAGGTGAAGGAAAATATAAAAGTAAATGTAATTGACAGGAAAAAGGTAAGTGTtgacaatttttggaaaataagagGCTCTACTTGAAGCTACTAGAGAAAACATCAGTTATACAAAACAAACTGGGTAACAAAAATGGATGACACAAGAGATCCTCTTTGTGATGGACAAAAGAAAGATATATTAATTAACAAAGAAAATTACAAAGTAGTAGATCAACAGATTAGACTGAAGATAATTCAGGCTAAGGAAAATTATATGAAAGGAACATTATGTGGAAACAAAAGAGTTCTATAAAGGATACTTTTGGAGTCCACACACAGGAATGGCAAGGAGGAAAATCCAGTTTAACTTTTTCACTGCGGCTGATGCTAATAAGCACCAAAACAAGCAACAAGCCACAAGCCAGTCTGGCTGGTGCTTATAAGTGTCTGCACTCACTGTCtgattactcagtctagttgcagcatttaagctagcatcaaagcgtgtaaacttttgttttgtgtggtcagttattgaacatatattgttcgtaatggcggctaGTGAACCAACACCTGGActttccaatgtgaaaaggagctggaagtgttaaattgacagaggaacagttacttagtgtactagacgacagtgattttTCTGTGTGgtgaggacgaggcataccacggagattgtcatttaCAGGCTGCAGAAGAACtgcagagtgatgatagcgtggaagcacagcttttgaatctgtttcgtgacagttccgaatctgacAATACGGATCACGACGATTGTGTGGAAATCGACGACAAAAAAGAGCCCGACCTGTCTCACGGAGATAATTCAGGTGAGTCCTGGCGTAAAGAATTACATTATATGCAGTATCACCCATTTACGAaggaagaagttttgcaaattcatcctgctggcaattctatggatttcttcagattattggtaacagaTGAATTGTTGTAACTTGTAGTTGACGAAACGAACAATAACATAGTCAACATATTGCTGAGTgaaaatacaaaagagggatcttgggcctgtaaatggaaacctctaagtatAGGCGAATTACTAGTTTTCCTGGGTGTTACGTTACATATGGGTAACGTTAAATATCTGTGATTACAAGTCTACTGGAAGAAAGAACCACTGTTTGAGACCAGAGGAATAGCGATGAGTATAAGCAGAGACTGCTATTTGATCATATTATGCTCTatgcattttgcaaaaaatccactTGCAGGAAACCCGAAACGAGACGATAGTTTATATAAGATACGACCTATATTGGATTATTTTAACATGAGATTGTCTAAAGTGTATTACCTGGGAAGAGATTTATCAatagatgaatcaatgattctttggaggggaagactgtcatttagacaatacataaaaagcAAACATAATAAATATGGCATTAAAATGTACATGCTCAACAATCCAGATGGTTTCATAAATATGTGCGTTGTGTGCATGGGAAGCAGTGGAGATATGGGGGGAAAAGGTCACACTGAAAAGGTCATTTTGCATTTGATGGCAGAAAAGCTGCATGTTGGTCATCACATTTTAGCTACAACTCTGTTGAACCAAAAAACACTTTCCACAGGTACTCTGAAGTTAAATAGGAAATATACCCCCGAAGACGTATCGGCAAAACTTGGGAGAGGGGAGAGAATTGCGCGGTATTCTAATGGAGTTATGATTGGAAACTGGAAGGATCAATGAGAGGTTTCCTACATTTCCACAGAACATCTAAATGTTATGGAGCAAGTGGCGAATGCGCGCCAGCAAATAGTCGTGAAACCTTTGCCTGTTATTAGGTACATTGTGTGTATGTCTGGGACTGATAAACAAGACCAGATGTTATCGTATTATTTATGGGAACGGAAGACTATCTGCTGGCCAAAAAAACTATTCTTTCTTATTATTGACATGCTAGTTTTCAATTATCTATATCTGTACAACAAATACTCAAGAAATAAAATGACGTACGATTACAGAATGAACGTTATAAAGGGCTTCCTTCCATGAAATGTGAACAAGGAACATCACTAACACACACATGTTGTGCAAAAGCAGGAAGCTACTGCAGGAAAGAAGTAAGTTACGAGGAAGCGGTGTGAGAAGTGCGCGGAACAAGGCAAGCGCTTTGATACACCATACGAGTGTACAACCTGCCCAGACAAACCAGGATACTGCTTGAACTCCTGTATAATTTCCCATAAGTAGCAAAAACATGATAATACCGGGGAAATTCCAATTATCAAAGACagcttcttttatttcttttgataCTGCATGGTTTCTTTTTATGACGTGAAAGGTTAGAACTTTTTTTCACGAGCACTCGAAAAATGAGGTTTTCTTTTGTGTCAAGTTGACTTATTTCTTATTGCGTTGTAAAATGTTCACTTCAGTTTCTTGTGAGAGAATTTGTTGTGCTAAATTTGTTTTACTAGCACTGCAACTGAAGTGATGGGGGAAGCCTCCGCATAGGGTGTATTTTGCTTACTAATTTGTACACATCTGGGTGTCTATGATAAATGTAGACGGCTAATTCTCTCATACCAGGAGCAAACATGCTACTAAATTGGTGACCTCTATCAGAGTCAATCTTAAAATTgcgcatttgaagtaaatataatttcaaatgaatccagtttccttttGCCTTCTCAAGAATTTGCGTTTTGGAATCGAAATTTTCcctgaatgcagtggatttgttgcttgtttgaatagtattttttattacattatcaacaaatcacgaacatttgaatgACCATACAGcaaactttaaaacatgaccacaatacagtcgcagcttatttgaagtaatgcatctaaggtgtcgtCATTAaatcagtatagaacatgatcccaCAGATCTTACCAGGTCTTGACTTCAGTCtttagctcaggtgtgcttaggagtgGCGACTCCGAGCAGTACCTGCCGTTTCAGAGTGTTACCGGCCCACACTCACACattgccgggccgcactggagagttgcgcgcctgcaccgatgcTGCAGCAAAAGTGTTAAACAAAGATAAACAAGGAAACCTAATCCTTGGTATGTCCCAGAAACTTCCATGGGCAAAATATTTAAAAGAACATTTTGCGAAGACTGCAGCCAAGCTGAAAGAGGTCCACACATTTGTAACATTATTGCTGGCAATGTAAGTGTAATTATTTAAAACTGCTAAATACTAATTCTCACTTTGGGATCTCATTGAGTAATGTCaccaaaaatgaataataaaagatTCCTCCACCAGAACAGAACATGACATGCTTGTACTGAAAATTTAGACTTAAACTAATAAGAATGAAAATGTCAGTTCTGTGTGATGTAAACTTGGGGGTAGAATTTAATATTTGACTTAGATCTTCATATATGATGTCCTGTTTTTTGTAATATGTTGCTATAAGAAATTGTAGCAATTTTGCTACATTTTGGAAATTGTCAGTGACAAGTTCAGGGGTTGCAATGAATTCTTTTATTACTGCGCAGGTGGTGTGCAGTAGTGAACAATTGGCATTACAAACTGACTGCATCTTGACACGCAGAAAACTGGCTACAATCTGTGTTGTTACAAGGCCATTGCAAATCAATTCATACTTTTAGTAACAATCAGTAGTATTTTTTAAGATGCAAATTTGCAAAATTACAGTAGAAAATAAATACACAGAGATAAACTGTGGACAGaataatttatgtacattatttCCTGTTAAGCATGTATAGGTAGTTTGTGAAATAAAGAATTTAGAAATGTGAAACAAGGTAATATTcagaaattaacaatgaaattacatttGATTAATTTATTAGCAAAATATAAGTTGTGGTGTTGTCCTAAGAAATTGAAGTTGCAAATTAAATATGCTTTCATGTATTAGTAGTCACATACTTCAAAATGATTGCTTGGGCAGAAAACCAGTATATGTTTACATTTGCAATAAAGGACTGCATAATTTCTCTCTAATTACAGTGTTGCGAGTATTTTACATTGCTGACCTATTAAACtgcaaacaatgatggaaataatgcATCCAATGCAAACAGAATATGAGGCAAATTAAATTCTAGTGAACATTGGTAGTCGTTAAAGAATTTAGCTAATTAGTGGCTTCAgtgttaacaaaaaaatatttgtaccAATTACAGAGTCTGGATATTAAATATACTTGAATCTGATAGTCATGAGCTTTCTATTTGGTTTTTAACCAGAAGTTTGCTTTTAACTGCTGTGTAATTCACATAGTAATTAGTATCAAATTGCAATATTTGAATGTTTGACAATAGTTTATATGCATATCTGAGGCTGAAATGGTTTTTCAGAAGGTGTTCTGTATCACATTACAGGAAGTGAAGTGGGATATAcactaaaatgtgaaaaaatgagGAAATTATCTTAACCAGATGAAATGCCACTGGAACTCCCAAAGCTGACAGAAAATGACCAACTGCAGGTACTAATTGATTTATATAACACTGTACACAAAACAGGGTGCATTACAACAGATTGGCTAAAATCTACTTTTGTAGAAATACCAAGAAAGATTAACACAAAGAATGTTTTGAAGACAGAATGGTAAGCTTGATTTTATATACTTATTTTCCTCAAAATCATTCACAGTCAAATATACCAACAAATATACAAGTTAAGTGAAAATAAGCTTGAATACTATAATGGCATGGCCTTATTTGCAGTGAATATTTTGATTCAAAAAGGCCTAGATATGAATCAAGATGCAGTGCTGGGAGTCACTGATTATGAAATAGCTTTTCACAAAGTGAGACATGATAAACTGATGAGACTATtggaaaaaagtgaaataaaccatTAGGATAtttgaataattagtaattcatatTGACA
This window harbors:
- the LOC124606189 gene encoding piggyBac transposable element-derived protein 4-like; this encodes MSISRDCYLIILCSMHFAKNPLAGNPKRDDSLYKIRPILDYFNMRLSKVYYLGRDLSIDESMILWRGRLSFRQYIKSKHNKYGIKMYMLNNPDGFINMCVVCMGSSGDMGGKGHTEKVILHLMAEKLHVGHHILATTLLNQKTLSTGTLKLNRKYTPEDVSAKLGRGERIARYSNGVMIGNWKDQ